In Arthrobacter citreus, a genomic segment contains:
- a CDS encoding pentapeptide repeat-containing protein, which translates to MSFASAPVPPSLPPAQERLSLRPDCGSCFALCCTALGFSRTADFAVDKPAGTPCLNLSDDFSCSIHDSLRPRGFSGCTVYDCFGAGQTVSQELFAGKNWRENPGSREEMFSAFKTVRQLNEMRWHLAEAQLRTLDPDVEERTSRLRNLLEQGVHGELPDLLSLDVQDLHSRVKKILLEVSEEVRARYFAAGDDHLEPALHPGADLMGGKFRSRQLCGANLRGAYLIAADLRGSDLSGADLLGADLRDARLEDADLSQALFLTQPQINSARGSSTTALPPDITTPAHWHAG; encoded by the coding sequence ATGTCCTTTGCCTCAGCCCCCGTTCCGCCGTCCCTTCCTCCCGCCCAGGAACGGTTGTCACTGCGTCCTGACTGCGGAAGCTGCTTTGCCCTCTGCTGCACCGCTCTTGGATTCTCGCGTACGGCCGATTTTGCCGTCGACAAACCCGCCGGCACGCCATGCCTCAACCTTTCCGATGACTTCTCCTGCAGCATCCATGACAGCCTCCGGCCGCGGGGATTCAGCGGCTGCACGGTTTATGACTGCTTCGGCGCCGGCCAAACCGTCTCGCAGGAGTTATTCGCCGGAAAGAACTGGCGGGAAAACCCGGGTTCCAGGGAGGAAATGTTCTCCGCCTTCAAGACCGTCCGCCAGCTGAACGAAATGAGGTGGCACCTGGCGGAGGCCCAGCTGCGGACGCTTGATCCCGACGTCGAGGAGCGGACTTCCCGGCTTCGGAACCTCCTGGAGCAAGGCGTGCACGGTGAGCTGCCGGACCTGTTGTCCCTGGATGTGCAGGACCTGCACTCGCGGGTGAAGAAGATCCTGCTGGAGGTCAGTGAGGAGGTCCGGGCACGGTATTTTGCCGCCGGAGATGACCACCTTGAGCCGGCGCTGCACCCCGGAGCAGACCTCATGGGCGGCAAGTTCAGGTCCCGGCAGCTGTGCGGAGCAAATCTGCGCGGCGCCTACCTCATCGCGGCAGACCTGCGGGGCAGTGACCTTTCCGGCGCCGACCTGCTCGGGGCTGATCTCCGCGATGCGCGGCTGGAGGACGCCGATCTGTCGCAGGCCCTGTTCCTGACCCAGCCGCAGATCAACTCCGCCAGAGGAAGCAGCACCACCGCATTACCGCCGGACATCACCACGCCGGCACACTGGCACGCCGGCTAG
- a CDS encoding hemolysin family protein: MYELIMLAVGLVLTVGTGLFVASEFALVNLDRNDLEARQAQGEKRLGPTIKALKITSTHLSSAQLGITLTTLLTGYTFEPAISSLLREPMLSLGLPEAFVGGAGAIIGIFLATVFSMIIGELVPKNFALALPLATAKVVVPFQTVFTAVFKPVILLFNNTANAIIRSFGIEPKEELSGARSAEELSSLVRRSALEGVLDLDHAQLLSRTLRFSDHTAADVMTPRVRMRTVGAGETAEQVVELAITTGYSRFPVIGRDSDDILGVLHVKQAFAVSLDQRGSITAADLMVEALRVPESMGVDSLLGLLRQQGLQVAVVSDEHGGTAGIVTLEDLVEEIVGELEDEHDRARVGVVRSGRSLTFDASLRPDELRERTGVVVPDGEEYDTLAGFVTDQLDRIPELGDEVPVNTGVLRVERVVGTHVERLRYTPTEGSLPSTHDQIIDELTKDLA; encoded by the coding sequence ATGTATGAACTGATCATGCTCGCGGTTGGCCTCGTTCTTACGGTCGGCACCGGGCTGTTCGTTGCCTCGGAATTTGCACTGGTCAATCTTGACCGCAATGACCTGGAGGCCCGGCAGGCCCAAGGTGAAAAACGCCTCGGACCCACTATCAAAGCCCTCAAGATTACGTCGACGCACCTTTCGAGTGCGCAGCTGGGCATCACCCTCACCACGCTGCTGACCGGTTACACCTTTGAGCCGGCAATCAGTTCACTGCTGCGTGAGCCGATGCTGTCGCTTGGACTGCCCGAGGCATTTGTCGGCGGAGCCGGTGCCATCATCGGTATCTTCCTGGCCACGGTGTTCTCGATGATCATCGGTGAACTGGTGCCGAAGAACTTTGCCCTTGCCCTTCCCCTGGCCACCGCCAAAGTGGTGGTGCCGTTTCAGACCGTGTTCACCGCGGTGTTCAAACCCGTCATTCTGCTGTTCAACAACACCGCCAATGCGATCATCCGTTCCTTCGGCATCGAGCCGAAGGAAGAGCTTTCCGGGGCCCGCAGCGCCGAGGAGCTCAGTTCCCTGGTTCGCCGGTCCGCTCTGGAAGGGGTCCTGGACCTCGACCACGCGCAGCTGCTCAGCCGCACCCTGCGGTTCTCCGACCACACTGCCGCTGACGTCATGACTCCCCGCGTGCGGATGCGCACAGTCGGTGCCGGCGAAACCGCCGAGCAGGTTGTCGAACTGGCCATCACCACCGGCTATTCCCGGTTCCCGGTGATTGGCCGCGACTCCGATGACATCCTGGGCGTACTGCACGTCAAGCAGGCGTTCGCCGTTTCCCTTGACCAACGCGGCAGCATTACCGCGGCGGACCTCATGGTCGAGGCCCTCCGGGTCCCCGAATCCATGGGTGTTGACTCCCTTCTGGGCCTCCTGCGCCAGCAGGGCCTGCAGGTGGCCGTCGTTTCCGACGAACACGGCGGCACCGCCGGCATTGTGACGCTGGAAGACCTCGTCGAGGAAATTGTCGGCGAGCTGGAAGATGAGCACGACCGTGCGCGGGTGGGTGTGGTCCGCAGCGGCCGCTCACTCACCTTCGACGCCTCGCTGCGTCCGGACGAACTGCGCGAGCGGACCGGCGTGGTGGTGCCCGACGGCGAGGAGTATGACACGCTTGCCGGTTTCGTCACGGACCAGCTGGACCGGATTCCGGAACTGGGTGATGAAGTGCCCGTCAACACCGGCGTCCTGCGCGTGGAGCGCGTCGTTGGAACGCATGTGGAACGGCTGCGGTACACCCCGACAGAGGGTTCGCTGCCAAGCACCCATGACCAGATTATTGACGAGCTCACGAAGGACCTGGCATGA
- the uvrA gene encoding excinuclease ABC subunit UvrA — MVRVRGAQENNLRNVDVDIPRDAIVAFTGVSGSGKSSLAFGTIYAEAQRRYFESVAPYARRLLAQGHTPKVEQITGLPPAVALQQRRGTPSSRSTVGTLTTLSNSMRMLFSRGGTYPADAEPGSLDSDAFSPNTAAGACRECSGLGIAHTVTEDSLVPNPDLSIRDGAIAAWPGAWQGKNLRDILIQLGYDVDVPWKKLPKKDRDWILFTDEQPVVMITPQRDRVAKPYKGRFWSAKSYVLHTLADSGSEQMRKRVLEYMVSGPCPVCGGAGLRPEALAVTFAGRNIAELNGATLGELADIIRPTAELKAAGTASRAKASNEDTEVAVTITRDLLSRLQVLIDLGLGYLSLSRATPTLSPGEMQRLRIATQLRSGLFGVIYVLDEPSAGLHPADAEPLLAVLQELKDAGNSVFVVEHNMDVVRSAEWIVDVGPQAGDGGGTVLYSGPVAGLVDVPESATRPFLFGEAEGFTPARRTPEQWLNLKGISRHNLNELDAEIPLGVLTAVTGVSGSGKSTLVSQVLAETVGEHVNGSPAVAEDPETEADDDVDPGASVRDIAGLEHLDRLVKVDQRPIGRTPRSNLATYTGLFDAVRKLYAATDESRARGYNAGRFSFNMAGGRCETCQGEGFLAVELLFLPGTYGPCPQCHGARYNEETLEVTYRGKSIADVLAMRVETAAEFLADVPAAARSLRTLLDVGLGYLRLGQPATELSGGEAQRIKLATELQRARRGHTLYLLDEPTTGLHPQDVRLLLAQLNRLVDAGNTVVVVEHSMNVVAAADWVIDMGPAGGDDGGRIICAGTPADVAACSASRTSSYLAAALQTLS; from the coding sequence ATGGTGCGCGTGCGCGGAGCGCAGGAGAACAACCTGCGCAACGTCGACGTCGACATCCCGCGGGACGCGATAGTGGCCTTCACCGGTGTCTCCGGCTCGGGCAAGTCGTCGCTGGCCTTCGGCACCATTTACGCCGAGGCCCAGCGCCGCTACTTCGAGTCCGTGGCGCCCTACGCGCGGCGCCTGCTCGCCCAGGGGCACACACCCAAGGTGGAGCAGATCACCGGGCTGCCTCCCGCCGTCGCGCTGCAGCAGCGCCGCGGCACACCCAGTTCCCGTTCCACCGTGGGCACGCTGACCACGCTGTCGAACTCCATGCGTATGCTTTTCTCGCGTGGCGGCACCTATCCGGCGGATGCCGAACCGGGCAGCTTGGACTCGGATGCGTTCTCGCCCAACACCGCTGCGGGTGCCTGCCGCGAGTGCTCCGGACTGGGCATTGCCCACACTGTGACCGAGGATTCCCTGGTTCCGAATCCGGACCTGAGCATTCGCGACGGCGCCATCGCCGCCTGGCCCGGCGCGTGGCAGGGCAAGAACCTGCGCGACATCCTCATCCAGCTCGGGTACGACGTTGATGTGCCCTGGAAGAAGCTGCCGAAGAAGGACCGCGACTGGATCCTGTTCACCGACGAGCAGCCCGTGGTGATGATCACCCCGCAGCGCGACCGCGTGGCCAAGCCGTACAAGGGCCGCTTCTGGAGCGCGAAGTCCTACGTGCTGCACACCCTGGCGGATTCCGGCAGCGAACAGATGCGTAAGCGCGTGCTCGAGTACATGGTCTCCGGCCCCTGCCCGGTCTGCGGCGGCGCCGGCCTGCGTCCCGAAGCGCTCGCAGTCACCTTCGCCGGCCGGAACATCGCCGAACTGAACGGCGCCACCCTGGGCGAGCTCGCGGACATCATCCGGCCGACGGCGGAGCTGAAGGCAGCGGGCACCGCGTCCCGCGCCAAGGCCTCAAATGAGGACACCGAGGTTGCCGTCACGATCACCCGCGACCTGCTGTCCCGGCTGCAGGTGCTCATCGATCTGGGGCTGGGCTACCTGAGCCTGTCCCGGGCCACGCCCACCCTCTCACCGGGGGAGATGCAGCGGCTGCGGATTGCCACCCAGCTGCGCTCGGGCCTGTTCGGTGTCATCTACGTGCTGGACGAGCCCTCCGCCGGCCTGCACCCGGCCGACGCCGAACCGCTGCTCGCCGTGCTGCAGGAGCTGAAGGACGCCGGGAACTCGGTGTTCGTCGTCGAGCACAACATGGACGTGGTGCGCAGCGCCGAATGGATCGTGGACGTGGGACCGCAGGCCGGCGACGGCGGCGGCACCGTGCTGTACAGCGGCCCGGTGGCCGGGCTTGTCGACGTTCCCGAAAGCGCCACCCGGCCCTTCCTGTTCGGCGAAGCCGAGGGTTTCACCCCCGCCCGGCGCACGCCGGAGCAGTGGCTGAACCTCAAGGGCATTTCCCGGCACAACCTGAACGAGCTCGACGCCGAGATTCCGCTGGGCGTGCTCACCGCCGTCACCGGTGTCTCCGGTTCGGGTAAATCCACGCTGGTCAGCCAGGTGCTGGCCGAAACGGTGGGGGAACACGTCAACGGTTCCCCGGCAGTTGCGGAGGATCCCGAAACAGAGGCGGACGACGACGTCGACCCCGGCGCCTCGGTGCGCGACATCGCCGGCCTGGAGCACCTGGACCGCCTAGTGAAGGTGGACCAGCGGCCCATCGGGCGCACACCGCGCTCCAACCTGGCCACCTACACCGGACTGTTCGACGCCGTCCGCAAGCTGTACGCCGCCACCGACGAATCCCGGGCGCGCGGCTACAACGCCGGCCGCTTCTCCTTCAACATGGCCGGCGGACGCTGCGAGACCTGCCAGGGCGAAGGGTTCCTCGCTGTCGAACTGCTGTTCCTGCCCGGCACCTACGGACCGTGCCCGCAGTGCCACGGCGCCCGCTACAACGAGGAAACCCTCGAAGTGACCTACCGCGGCAAGAGCATTGCCGATGTGCTGGCCATGCGGGTGGAAACCGCCGCGGAATTCCTGGCGGACGTGCCGGCGGCGGCACGCAGCCTGCGGACCCTGCTCGACGTCGGCCTCGGGTACCTGCGCCTGGGCCAGCCGGCCACCGAGCTGTCCGGCGGTGAAGCGCAGCGCATCAAGCTGGCCACCGAGCTGCAGCGGGCCCGCCGCGGCCACACCCTGTACCTGCTCGATGAACCCACCACGGGACTGCATCCCCAGGACGTGCGCCTGCTGCTGGCCCAGCTCAACCGGCTTGTGGATGCGGGGAACACTGTGGTGGTGGTGGAACACTCCATGAACGTGGTGGCCGCTGCGGACTGGGTGATCGACATGGGCCCGGCCGGAGGCGACGACGGCGGCCGGATCATCTGCGCCGGCACGCCCGCGGACGTGGCGGCATGCTCAGCCAGCCGGACGTCGTCGTACCTGGCGGCGGCGCTGCAGACCCTGTCCTGA
- a CDS encoding dihydrofolate reductase family protein gives MTRIIYSVASSLDGYNSDPSGDFSWAFPDEAVVAALTADAESVGTYLMGRRMYETMAIWETDPSAAEESPESEKFAQIWQRTEKVVFSSTLDDVWTARTRLEPAFTLEAVERATAEGCGDITVEGRTLAASALRLGVVDVVELLVCPAVVGGGTRVFPDGLSLNLRLVRERRFDNGMVQVTYDVQR, from the coding sequence ATGACAAGAATCATCTACTCTGTTGCCTCTTCCCTGGACGGTTACAACTCGGACCCCTCCGGGGACTTCTCGTGGGCATTTCCCGATGAAGCGGTTGTTGCGGCGCTGACAGCTGATGCGGAATCGGTGGGCACCTATCTCATGGGCCGCCGGATGTACGAAACAATGGCCATTTGGGAAACCGACCCCTCGGCAGCCGAAGAGTCCCCGGAATCGGAAAAGTTCGCTCAGATCTGGCAGCGGACCGAAAAAGTCGTCTTCTCCTCCACCCTGGACGACGTGTGGACAGCACGGACACGGCTGGAACCGGCCTTCACCCTCGAGGCGGTGGAGCGCGCCACAGCAGAAGGATGCGGCGACATCACCGTGGAGGGCCGCACCCTGGCAGCGTCCGCGCTCCGGCTGGGAGTGGTCGACGTCGTCGAGCTCCTTGTCTGCCCCGCCGTTGTCGGAGGTGGAACCAGGGTGTTCCCCGACGGCCTGTCGCTGAACCTGCGTCTGGTTCGCGAACGCCGCTTCGACAACGGCATGGTCCAGGTCACCTACGACGTGCAGCGCTAG
- a CDS encoding thiolase family protein — MSPQSRARQIRDVVFVDGVRTPFGKAGEKGMYAGMRADDLVVKCIRELMRRNPSLPPARIDEVAIAATTQTGDQGLTIGRTAALLAGLPQSVPGFAIDRMCAGAMTAVTTTASGIGFGAYDVVIAGGVEHMGNHPMGQDADPNPRFVTERIVDPAALNMGNTAENLHDRFPTITKERTDAYAAASQERLAKAYANNQIQPDLVPVASKKPGKGWTLNSVDEGPRPGTTVEDLAGLRTPFRAHGRVTAGNASGLNDGATTALLASADAAEELGLPVKMRLVGYAFAGVEPEVMGYGPVPATEKALKQSGLSIEDIGLFEINEAFAVQVLSFLDFYGIADDDPRVNRYGGAIAVGHPLASSGVRLMNQLARQFEEDPSVRYGMTTMCIGLGMGGTIIWENPNHPDYNTDTDSTEATK; from the coding sequence GTGAGCCCACAAAGCCGAGCACGGCAGATCAGGGACGTTGTTTTCGTAGACGGAGTGCGGACTCCCTTCGGCAAAGCCGGCGAGAAGGGCATGTATGCCGGAATGCGCGCCGATGACCTGGTGGTCAAGTGCATCCGCGAACTCATGCGCCGCAACCCCTCCCTTCCCCCGGCGCGCATTGACGAAGTCGCCATTGCCGCCACCACCCAAACCGGTGACCAGGGCCTGACCATCGGCCGCACAGCCGCCCTGCTGGCCGGACTGCCGCAGTCAGTGCCCGGCTTCGCCATTGACCGCATGTGCGCCGGCGCCATGACGGCGGTGACCACCACTGCCTCCGGCATCGGCTTCGGAGCCTACGACGTCGTCATCGCCGGCGGTGTGGAGCACATGGGCAATCACCCGATGGGCCAGGACGCGGACCCGAATCCCCGCTTTGTCACCGAGCGCATTGTCGACCCGGCCGCCCTGAACATGGGCAATACGGCCGAGAACCTGCACGACCGCTTCCCGACCATCACCAAGGAGCGCACCGACGCCTACGCCGCGGCCAGCCAGGAACGGCTTGCCAAGGCCTACGCCAACAACCAGATCCAGCCGGACCTGGTTCCGGTCGCCTCCAAAAAGCCCGGCAAGGGCTGGACACTGAACTCCGTTGACGAAGGACCCCGTCCCGGCACTACGGTCGAAGACCTCGCCGGCCTGCGCACTCCCTTCCGCGCCCATGGCCGTGTCACCGCCGGCAACGCCTCGGGCCTGAACGACGGCGCCACCACCGCGCTGCTGGCCTCGGCCGATGCCGCCGAGGAACTGGGCCTGCCTGTGAAGATGCGCCTGGTCGGGTACGCCTTTGCCGGCGTCGAGCCCGAGGTCATGGGTTACGGACCGGTGCCGGCCACCGAAAAGGCCCTGAAGCAGTCCGGCCTGTCCATCGAGGACATCGGCCTGTTCGAAATCAACGAGGCCTTCGCCGTTCAGGTGCTCTCCTTCCTGGACTTCTACGGCATCGCCGACGACGACCCCCGGGTCAACCGCTACGGCGGGGCGATCGCAGTCGGACACCCGCTGGCGTCCTCGGGCGTGCGCCTGATGAACCAGCTGGCCCGCCAGTTCGAAGAAGACCCGAGCGTGCGCTACGGCATGACCACCATGTGCATCGGGCTGGGCATGGGCGGGACCATCATTTGGGAAAACCCGAACCACCCCGATTACAACACCGACACCGATTCCACGGAGGCCACAAAGTAA
- a CDS encoding putative immunity protein: MVSPQTLSESDRRSTAAWAADCAERVLPLFEAEAPEDARARDAIDRTRAFSRGELSAAGEIRRRFQAGRAAGSAATPAGAAAAMAAAQASGVAHMGAHALGAAAYAAKAASLAAPHDPGALSAEIRWQLAAMTEQTRAALQLLPPVGTHRSGPLGPGLLASGLLGTVITEIQAHLADGAN; the protein is encoded by the coding sequence ATGGTTTCCCCGCAGACACTCAGCGAATCGGACCGGCGCAGCACAGCGGCATGGGCCGCGGACTGTGCCGAGCGTGTCCTGCCCCTGTTTGAGGCCGAAGCACCCGAGGATGCACGTGCCCGTGATGCCATCGACCGCACCCGCGCCTTCAGCCGCGGTGAGCTAAGCGCCGCGGGCGAGATCCGGCGGCGTTTCCAGGCCGGACGGGCGGCGGGTTCAGCAGCAACGCCGGCCGGCGCTGCGGCAGCCATGGCCGCGGCCCAGGCCTCCGGCGTCGCGCACATGGGGGCCCATGCCCTGGGTGCTGCCGCCTACGCCGCCAAGGCTGCCAGCCTCGCAGCTCCCCATGATCCCGGGGCTCTGAGCGCTGAGATCCGGTGGCAGCTGGCGGCGATGACTGAACAGACACGCGCCGCTCTGCAGCTGCTGCCGCCGGTCGGTACGCACCGCAGTGGTCCACTCGGCCCCGGGCTGCTCGCCTCCGGCCTCCTGGGAACAGTGATCACGGAGATTCAGGCGCATTTAGCCGATGGCGCCAATTAG
- a CDS encoding ABC transporter substrate-binding protein, with amino-acid sequence MAALSRRQILGTGLGAVAGGILAGCSTPGTVSVNTAPTIAPVSGEKITLSYWGWLKDLQNVLDVWNRANPLVQVEAAWIPGGSQGGYQKLYSALAAGAGPDIGQIELRSIPEFMLVNGLVDLARYGAKDYAPLYDETLWQQVSYMDGVYGIPQDSGPVAMFYQPAVFESVGAAGTPRTWPEWAELAAELRTQDVYIDCFPLADASVFAGLAGQAGAQWLRAEENGWVINLTDDATLQVAEFFDQAIDKDLVQIGYAAYSPAWFAAASQGKIASVVSASWGDALVEGVSGGSGKWKVAPMPVWDGLGYGSSYLGGSTAAVLSSSKHPREALEFAVWMTTSQEGIDAMITNSGIGWSPARDFIGTSRQGGSEFFSGQSYNQEIFAPAAKQQNPNWSWWPTTQQSFNILSDGFRLKTSGTTLVDSLAESERRIMTVFENKGLSIRKETA; translated from the coding sequence ATGGCTGCACTCAGCCGACGGCAAATACTGGGCACAGGGCTGGGCGCGGTTGCCGGCGGGATCCTTGCGGGCTGCAGCACGCCCGGCACGGTTTCCGTTAACACCGCGCCAACCATTGCGCCCGTGTCCGGGGAGAAAATCACCCTCAGCTACTGGGGCTGGCTCAAGGACCTCCAAAACGTGCTGGACGTCTGGAACCGTGCCAATCCCCTGGTCCAGGTGGAAGCAGCGTGGATCCCCGGGGGAAGCCAGGGCGGCTACCAGAAGCTGTATTCCGCGCTGGCCGCCGGTGCCGGCCCGGACATCGGTCAGATTGAACTGCGCTCGATTCCGGAATTCATGCTGGTGAACGGTCTGGTGGATCTGGCCCGGTACGGAGCCAAGGACTACGCGCCGCTGTATGACGAAACCCTGTGGCAGCAGGTCAGTTACATGGACGGGGTCTACGGGATTCCGCAGGATTCCGGACCGGTGGCCATGTTCTACCAGCCGGCAGTGTTCGAGTCGGTGGGCGCTGCGGGAACACCCCGGACCTGGCCGGAATGGGCGGAACTGGCTGCCGAGCTGCGCACCCAGGACGTCTACATTGACTGCTTCCCGCTCGCTGACGCCTCGGTGTTTGCCGGGCTCGCCGGACAGGCAGGCGCCCAGTGGCTCCGGGCGGAGGAGAACGGATGGGTCATCAACCTGACCGACGACGCCACCCTGCAGGTGGCCGAGTTTTTCGACCAGGCCATCGACAAGGACCTGGTGCAGATTGGCTACGCTGCATACTCCCCGGCCTGGTTTGCTGCCGCATCGCAGGGAAAGATCGCCTCGGTGGTCTCGGCAAGCTGGGGTGACGCACTGGTGGAGGGCGTCAGCGGCGGGTCCGGCAAATGGAAGGTTGCGCCCATGCCGGTATGGGACGGCCTGGGCTACGGTTCCAGTTACCTCGGCGGATCCACGGCGGCGGTGCTTTCCAGCAGCAAGCATCCGCGGGAGGCGCTGGAGTTCGCGGTATGGATGACCACATCCCAGGAGGGCATCGACGCGATGATCACCAACAGCGGCATCGGCTGGTCCCCGGCGCGGGACTTCATCGGAACCTCCCGCCAGGGCGGCTCGGAGTTTTTCAGCGGCCAGTCCTACAACCAGGAAATCTTCGCACCGGCAGCCAAGCAGCAAAATCCGAACTGGTCCTGGTGGCCCACCACCCAGCAGTCCTTCAACATTCTCAGTGACGGTTTCCGGCTGAAAACCTCGGGCACCACCCTGGTGGACTCCCTGGCCGAGTCCGAGCGCCGGATTATGACCGTCTTTGAAAACAAGGGACTCTCCATCCGGAAGGAGACGGCATGA
- a CDS encoding VOC family protein encodes MDHQTQQAAEYTAETPTPFGLGLHHVQLSMPAGTEDDCRRFWVDILGFTEVRKPPVLAARGGLWVRADNLEIHLGVEADFRAAKKSHPGILVRDLDSFAQHVQAHGLEPEWDDAFPGMRRFYLTDNNGNRLEFLSPAN; translated from the coding sequence ATGGATCATCAGACGCAGCAAGCCGCCGAGTACACCGCTGAGACACCCACGCCGTTCGGTCTGGGGCTCCACCATGTCCAGCTGTCCATGCCTGCGGGCACCGAAGATGACTGCCGCCGTTTCTGGGTGGACATCCTGGGCTTCACCGAGGTGCGGAAGCCTCCGGTGCTCGCAGCGCGCGGCGGGCTCTGGGTGCGGGCTGACAACCTGGAAATCCATCTGGGAGTCGAAGCGGATTTCCGGGCCGCGAAAAAGTCGCATCCGGGAATCCTGGTTCGGGATCTGGATTCCTTCGCTCAGCACGTTCAGGCCCATGGCCTCGAGCCGGAGTGGGATGATGCCTTCCCCGGGATGCGCCGCTTCTACTTGACGGACAACAACGGAAACCGGCTCGAGTTTCTTTCTCCTGCCAACTAA
- a CDS encoding hemolysin family protein translates to MSEYLPGIIWLFVLLAVNAFFVGAEFAVISARRSQIEPKADAGSKAAKTTLWAMEHATLMLATAQLGITVCSLLILNVSEPAIHHLLEIPLGLTSLSAEMISIIAFAVALLLVTFLHVVIGEMVPKNISFSVPTRAALILAPPLVMVARIFKPVIWSLNGIANGILRLFKVEPKDEATSAYTMDEVANIVEQSTREGMLADASGTLSAAFEFTNKTVADVEVPISGMVLLPETATPADIQEAVGRHGYSRYILTDADGVPSGYLHLKDVMDLTAPEKFTAVVPSKRIRRLASAFRGSELEDALATMRRTGAHVARVFDAEGNTTGVLFLEDIIEELVGEVQDATTV, encoded by the coding sequence ATGAGTGAATATCTTCCCGGAATAATCTGGCTTTTCGTCCTGCTGGCAGTGAACGCGTTCTTTGTGGGCGCTGAATTTGCCGTCATTTCCGCCCGCCGCTCTCAGATCGAGCCCAAGGCTGACGCCGGTTCCAAGGCCGCCAAGACCACCCTGTGGGCCATGGAACACGCCACGCTCATGCTGGCGACGGCCCAGCTGGGTATTACGGTCTGTTCGCTGCTGATCCTGAATGTTTCCGAACCGGCCATCCACCACCTGCTGGAAATCCCGCTGGGGCTCACCTCGCTGTCAGCCGAAATGATCAGCATCATCGCGTTTGCCGTCGCGCTGCTCCTGGTGACGTTCCTGCACGTGGTCATCGGCGAAATGGTGCCCAAGAACATCTCCTTCTCCGTACCGACCCGTGCCGCGCTGATCCTGGCGCCGCCGCTGGTGATGGTGGCCCGGATTTTCAAGCCGGTCATCTGGTCACTGAACGGCATCGCCAACGGGATCCTGCGCCTGTTCAAGGTGGAGCCCAAGGATGAGGCAACCAGTGCCTACACCATGGATGAGGTGGCCAACATCGTGGAGCAGTCCACGCGTGAAGGCATGCTGGCCGATGCCAGCGGCACCCTCAGCGCGGCCTTCGAGTTCACCAATAAGACCGTTGCCGATGTGGAAGTTCCGATCTCGGGCATGGTGCTGCTGCCGGAGACGGCCACGCCTGCCGACATCCAGGAAGCGGTGGGCCGCCACGGCTACTCCCGCTACATCCTGACGGACGCCGACGGCGTGCCCAGCGGCTACCTGCATCTGAAGGACGTCATGGACCTGACGGCGCCGGAGAAGTTCACCGCCGTCGTCCCGTCCAAACGCATCCGCCGCCTGGCCTCCGCCTTCCGGGGCAGCGAGCTCGAGGACGCCCTGGCCACCATGCGCCGCACCGGCGCCCACGTGGCGCGGGTGTTCGACGCCGAGGGCAACACCACCGGCGTGTTGTTCCTGGAGGACATCATCGAGGAACTCGTGGGCGAGGTCCAGGACGCCACCACCGTGTAG